One window of Athalia rosae chromosome 2, iyAthRosa1.1, whole genome shotgun sequence genomic DNA carries:
- the LOC105683491 gene encoding SH2B adapter protein 1 isoform X2, translated as MSVHNNAEGADDWAEFCDRHARAAASDFAKAFCTYVNLNLPESARATLSHRDFLRKFVDTFCEHFETEFLRRSTRSPSFYDTRQASVNDGDANASNNQNNRPPVRASSHEEFSDYSEQDGEAVSPKPVHKPFFRRLSFKGLKKGKGFFHKQQSDEVELSHSEHRRDKHSKAKLSKIVVECRKEGIVNCLMGENIDGTQKWEKCRLALVKAIGGYMLEFYSPPKAVKPRSGVFCFRITEARETTALEMPDHENTFVLKAEQNLEFVIEAHDSNDMRSWLATIKYCMRSAQTTSSAAGSGLSDSTRDAIAHSSNTEGERARANSASKNIRNSQDQHTSDDQGNPPELPPRLRLSSNSNLDLLCPSQQEMEESGNDGDLDLSSSLREYRWFHGTLPRSDAAQLVLHSAANGHGVFLVRQSETRKGEFVLTFNFQGRAKHLRMTLNDQGQCRVQHLWFPAIHDMLEHFRQNPIPLESGGTADVTLTEYVVANPTSRPAHFTTAGAGSQQSQERRPATAPEPREVQTHGGPIRARAESLERLEQQNIVDQQLQLSGSASSGGRAVQNTYSFL; from the exons ATGAGTGTTCACAACAACGCTGAGGGTGCGGACGACTGGGCAGAGTTTTGTGACAGGCACGCCCGAGCTGCGGCATCCGATTTTGCGAAAGCTTTTTGCACCTACGTTAATCTGAACCTCCCAGAAAGCGCGAGGGCCACGTTATCGCATCGCGATTTTTTACGAAAGTTTGTCGACACATTCTGTGAACACTTTGAGACAGAATTTTTGCGCCGTAGTACAAGGTCGCCGTCTTTTTACGACACAAGGCAGGCTTCTGTGAATGACGGCGACGCCAACGCTTCTAATAATCAAAACAACAGACCGCCGGTCCGAGCATCGTCGCACGAAGAGTTTAGCGATTACTCTGAACAGGATGGCGAAGCCGTTTCCCCGAAACCCGTGCACAAACCCTTCTTTCGGAGACTCTCTTTTAAGGGTCTTAAAAAGGGGAAGGGATTCTTTCACAAGCAGCAAAGCGACGAAGTAGAGTTATCGCACAGTGAGCACCGCCGTGACAAGCATTCTAAGGCTAAGCTCTCCAAGATAGTCGTTGAATGCAGGAAAGAGGGAATCGTCAATTGTCTCATGGGGGAAAACATTGATGGTACCCAAAAGTGGGAAAAATGTCGATTGGCCCTGGTGAAAGCTATAGGCGGTTACATGTTGGAATTCTACTCTCCCCCTAAGGCGGTAAAGCCACGGAGTGGAGTATTTTGTTTCAGGATTACAGAAGCAAGGGAAACAACTGCTCTAGAAATGCCTGATCACGAGAATACTTTTGTTCTTAAGGCTGAACAAAACTTGGAATTTGTTATAGAAGCTCATGATTCAAATGACATGCGTTCATGGCTGGCGACCATAAAATATTGCATGAGATCTGCTCAAACTACTTCTAGTGCTGCTGGCTCTGGACTCAGCGATTCTACCCGAGATGCCATTGCTCATAGTTCCAATACTGAAGGAGAAAGGGCTAGGGCCAATTCAGCTAGTAAAAATATCAGAAACTCTCAGGATCAGCACACCTCTGATGATCAAGGAAATCCACCTGAACTACCACCTCGACTCAGACTTAGTAGCAATAGCAATTTGGATCTACTGTGCCCTTCACAACAGGAAATGGAAGAAT CTGGTAATGATGGAGACTTAGACTTGTCGAGCAGCTTAAGAGAATATCGGTGGTTCCATGGGACCTTGCCAAGATCAGATGCAGCTCAGCTTGTTCTACATAGTGCAGCTAATGGCCACGGGGTTTTCCTAGTCCGACAAAGTGAGACGCGAAAAGGGGAATTTGTTTTGACCTTTAATTTCCAAGGAAGAGCCAAG CACCTGCGAATGACATTAAACGACCAAGGGCAATGTCGAGTCCAGCATCTCTGGTTCCCAGCAATCCATGATATGTTGGAACATTTTCGTCAAAATCCAATTCCTTTGGAATCTGGAGGTACAGCGGATGTGACCTTAACTGAGTATGTGGTAGCTAATCCGACAAGCCGCCCTGCACATTTCACCACAGCTGGGGCTGGCAGTCAACAGTCCCAGGAACGAAGGCCAGCAACAGCCCCAGAGCCCAGAGAA GTGCAGACTCATGGCGGACCAATTAGAGCTCGTGCAGAGTCCCTGGAACGTCTAGAACAACAGAACATTGTTGATCAACAGCTGCAACTGTCAGGCTCAGCATCCTCAGGTGGCAGAGCAGTGCAAAATACCTATAGTTTTCTCTGA
- the LOC105683491 gene encoding SH2B adapter protein 1 isoform X3, with protein MSVHNNAEGADDWAEFCDRHARAAASDFAKAFCTYVNLNLPESARATLSHRDFLRKFVDTFCEHFETEFLRRSTRSPSFYDTRQASVNDGDANASNNQNNRPPVRASSHEEFSDYSEQDGEAVSPKPVHKPFFRRLSFKGLKKGKGFFHKQQSDEVELSHSEHRRDKHSKAKLSKIVVECRKEGIVNCLMGENIDGTQKWEKCRLALVKAIGGYMLEFYSPPKAVKPRSGVFCFRITEARETTALEMPDHENTFVLKAEQNLEFVIEAHDSNDMRSWLATIKYCMRSAQTTSSAAGSGLSDSTRDAIAHSSNTEGERARANSASKNIRNSQDQHTSDDQGNPPELPPRLRLSSNSNLDLLCPSQQEMEELAGNDGDLDLSSSLREYRWFHGTLPRSDAAQLVLHSAANGHGVFLVRQSETRKGEFVLTFNFQGRAKHLRMTLNDQGQCRVQHLWFPAIHDMLEHFRQNPIPLESGGTADVTLTEYVVANPTSRPAHFTTAGAGSQQSQERRPATAPEPREVRLSSGSLTPLE; from the exons ATGAGTGTTCACAACAACGCTGAGGGTGCGGACGACTGGGCAGAGTTTTGTGACAGGCACGCCCGAGCTGCGGCATCCGATTTTGCGAAAGCTTTTTGCACCTACGTTAATCTGAACCTCCCAGAAAGCGCGAGGGCCACGTTATCGCATCGCGATTTTTTACGAAAGTTTGTCGACACATTCTGTGAACACTTTGAGACAGAATTTTTGCGCCGTAGTACAAGGTCGCCGTCTTTTTACGACACAAGGCAGGCTTCTGTGAATGACGGCGACGCCAACGCTTCTAATAATCAAAACAACAGACCGCCGGTCCGAGCATCGTCGCACGAAGAGTTTAGCGATTACTCTGAACAGGATGGCGAAGCCGTTTCCCCGAAACCCGTGCACAAACCCTTCTTTCGGAGACTCTCTTTTAAGGGTCTTAAAAAGGGGAAGGGATTCTTTCACAAGCAGCAAAGCGACGAAGTAGAGTTATCGCACAGTGAGCACCGCCGTGACAAGCATTCTAAGGCTAAGCTCTCCAAGATAGTCGTTGAATGCAGGAAAGAGGGAATCGTCAATTGTCTCATGGGGGAAAACATTGATGGTACCCAAAAGTGGGAAAAATGTCGATTGGCCCTGGTGAAAGCTATAGGCGGTTACATGTTGGAATTCTACTCTCCCCCTAAGGCGGTAAAGCCACGGAGTGGAGTATTTTGTTTCAGGATTACAGAAGCAAGGGAAACAACTGCTCTAGAAATGCCTGATCACGAGAATACTTTTGTTCTTAAGGCTGAACAAAACTTGGAATTTGTTATAGAAGCTCATGATTCAAATGACATGCGTTCATGGCTGGCGACCATAAAATATTGCATGAGATCTGCTCAAACTACTTCTAGTGCTGCTGGCTCTGGACTCAGCGATTCTACCCGAGATGCCATTGCTCATAGTTCCAATACTGAAGGAGAAAGGGCTAGGGCCAATTCAGCTAGTAAAAATATCAGAAACTCTCAGGATCAGCACACCTCTGATGATCAAGGAAATCCACCTGAACTACCACCTCGACTCAGACTTAGTAGCAATAGCAATTTGGATCTACTGTGCCCTTCACAACAGGAAATGGAAGAAT taGCTGGTAATGATGGAGACTTAGACTTGTCGAGCAGCTTAAGAGAATATCGGTGGTTCCATGGGACCTTGCCAAGATCAGATGCAGCTCAGCTTGTTCTACATAGTGCAGCTAATGGCCACGGGGTTTTCCTAGTCCGACAAAGTGAGACGCGAAAAGGGGAATTTGTTTTGACCTTTAATTTCCAAGGAAGAGCCAAG CACCTGCGAATGACATTAAACGACCAAGGGCAATGTCGAGTCCAGCATCTCTGGTTCCCAGCAATCCATGATATGTTGGAACATTTTCGTCAAAATCCAATTCCTTTGGAATCTGGAGGTACAGCGGATGTGACCTTAACTGAGTATGTGGTAGCTAATCCGACAAGCCGCCCTGCACATTTCACCACAGCTGGGGCTGGCAGTCAACAGTCCCAGGAACGAAGGCCAGCAACAGCCCCAGAGCCCAGAGAAGTAAGACTCAGCAGCGGCAGTCTAACCCCTCTTGAGTGA
- the LOC105683491 gene encoding SH2B adapter protein 1 isoform X1, with translation MSVHNNAEGADDWAEFCDRHARAAASDFAKAFCTYVNLNLPESARATLSHRDFLRKFVDTFCEHFETEFLRRSTRSPSFYDTRQASVNDGDANASNNQNNRPPVRASSHEEFSDYSEQDGEAVSPKPVHKPFFRRLSFKGLKKGKGFFHKQQSDEVELSHSEHRRDKHSKAKLSKIVVECRKEGIVNCLMGENIDGTQKWEKCRLALVKAIGGYMLEFYSPPKAVKPRSGVFCFRITEARETTALEMPDHENTFVLKAEQNLEFVIEAHDSNDMRSWLATIKYCMRSAQTTSSAAGSGLSDSTRDAIAHSSNTEGERARANSASKNIRNSQDQHTSDDQGNPPELPPRLRLSSNSNLDLLCPSQQEMEELAGNDGDLDLSSSLREYRWFHGTLPRSDAAQLVLHSAANGHGVFLVRQSETRKGEFVLTFNFQGRAKHLRMTLNDQGQCRVQHLWFPAIHDMLEHFRQNPIPLESGGTADVTLTEYVVANPTSRPAHFTTAGAGSQQSQERRPATAPEPREVQTHGGPIRARAESLERLEQQNIVDQQLQLSGSASSGGRAVQNTYSFL, from the exons ATGAGTGTTCACAACAACGCTGAGGGTGCGGACGACTGGGCAGAGTTTTGTGACAGGCACGCCCGAGCTGCGGCATCCGATTTTGCGAAAGCTTTTTGCACCTACGTTAATCTGAACCTCCCAGAAAGCGCGAGGGCCACGTTATCGCATCGCGATTTTTTACGAAAGTTTGTCGACACATTCTGTGAACACTTTGAGACAGAATTTTTGCGCCGTAGTACAAGGTCGCCGTCTTTTTACGACACAAGGCAGGCTTCTGTGAATGACGGCGACGCCAACGCTTCTAATAATCAAAACAACAGACCGCCGGTCCGAGCATCGTCGCACGAAGAGTTTAGCGATTACTCTGAACAGGATGGCGAAGCCGTTTCCCCGAAACCCGTGCACAAACCCTTCTTTCGGAGACTCTCTTTTAAGGGTCTTAAAAAGGGGAAGGGATTCTTTCACAAGCAGCAAAGCGACGAAGTAGAGTTATCGCACAGTGAGCACCGCCGTGACAAGCATTCTAAGGCTAAGCTCTCCAAGATAGTCGTTGAATGCAGGAAAGAGGGAATCGTCAATTGTCTCATGGGGGAAAACATTGATGGTACCCAAAAGTGGGAAAAATGTCGATTGGCCCTGGTGAAAGCTATAGGCGGTTACATGTTGGAATTCTACTCTCCCCCTAAGGCGGTAAAGCCACGGAGTGGAGTATTTTGTTTCAGGATTACAGAAGCAAGGGAAACAACTGCTCTAGAAATGCCTGATCACGAGAATACTTTTGTTCTTAAGGCTGAACAAAACTTGGAATTTGTTATAGAAGCTCATGATTCAAATGACATGCGTTCATGGCTGGCGACCATAAAATATTGCATGAGATCTGCTCAAACTACTTCTAGTGCTGCTGGCTCTGGACTCAGCGATTCTACCCGAGATGCCATTGCTCATAGTTCCAATACTGAAGGAGAAAGGGCTAGGGCCAATTCAGCTAGTAAAAATATCAGAAACTCTCAGGATCAGCACACCTCTGATGATCAAGGAAATCCACCTGAACTACCACCTCGACTCAGACTTAGTAGCAATAGCAATTTGGATCTACTGTGCCCTTCACAACAGGAAATGGAAGAAT taGCTGGTAATGATGGAGACTTAGACTTGTCGAGCAGCTTAAGAGAATATCGGTGGTTCCATGGGACCTTGCCAAGATCAGATGCAGCTCAGCTTGTTCTACATAGTGCAGCTAATGGCCACGGGGTTTTCCTAGTCCGACAAAGTGAGACGCGAAAAGGGGAATTTGTTTTGACCTTTAATTTCCAAGGAAGAGCCAAG CACCTGCGAATGACATTAAACGACCAAGGGCAATGTCGAGTCCAGCATCTCTGGTTCCCAGCAATCCATGATATGTTGGAACATTTTCGTCAAAATCCAATTCCTTTGGAATCTGGAGGTACAGCGGATGTGACCTTAACTGAGTATGTGGTAGCTAATCCGACAAGCCGCCCTGCACATTTCACCACAGCTGGGGCTGGCAGTCAACAGTCCCAGGAACGAAGGCCAGCAACAGCCCCAGAGCCCAGAGAA GTGCAGACTCATGGCGGACCAATTAGAGCTCGTGCAGAGTCCCTGGAACGTCTAGAACAACAGAACATTGTTGATCAACAGCTGCAACTGTCAGGCTCAGCATCCTCAGGTGGCAGAGCAGTGCAAAATACCTATAGTTTTCTCTGA